In the genome of Paenibacillus pabuli, the window CGCCGCTTTATACTCATCCGGTATGCTTTTGTATTTGGGTAAAATAACACGAACATCTGCCCCATTTTTCTTTAATGCTTGTGGCAATGCGCCGATGACGTCAGCAAGGCCTCCTGTTTTGATAAATGGATGTACTTCAGCCGCAGCAAATAGAATATTCATGCCTTCGTCCTCCTTTTGGGTTTAACTGTTGTGCTATCTTTTGTTTTACTGGTTTTAGTTGTGTTCGCTTTTGCTTTAACGGATTGAGCTTCAAGGGGCAATACATCCGTTTTCCGACGTGTGTTCTTTTTTAAAATAACTACACTTAGCGGTGGCAAAACAACTTCCAGACTATGTGGTTGCCCATGAAAAGGAATCTTTTCTGTAGTAAGCTGCATATCATTGATAATGCCTGATCCGCCGTAATCGGAATGATCACTGTTCAGAACTTCGGTATACATACCGGGACGCATGACACCAATCCGGTAACGCTCCCGCTTGACCGGCTGAAAGTTAATGAGCACAAGGAGTGTATCCGCAGGTTTTTTTCCTTTGCGCACATATGAAATGACACTTTGGGTCTGATCATCCGGAGTGATCCATTCATAACCATCAAAGGAATGATCAAGCTCCCATAAAGCTTTTTCGCCCAAGTATAACCCAGACAGATCCCGTTCAAACTTGTGGAGTTTACGGTGACTGTCGTAGTTCAGCAAAAACCAGTCCAGTTGATCCTCATCTTTCCATTCAATAAACTGGCCGAATTCTCCACCCATAAACAGCAGTTTTTTGCCTGGGAATGTCATAAAGTACCCCATGAAGGCACGCATGCCGGCAAACTTCTGCTCGTATGTTCCAGGCATCTTGTCCAGGAGCGACTTTTTGCCATGAACGACCTCGTCATGTGACAGAGGAAGCACATAATTTTCAGCAAAGGAGTATACGACCGGGAATGTCAGCAAATGATGTTTGGAAGGGCGCTCGTGAAAATCCGATTTCATGTAGTCAAGTGTATCGTTCATCCAACCCATATTCCATTTATAGTTAAATCCCAATCCACCCTGATCTACTGGCGAAGTAACCATCGGCCATGCACTGGATTCCTCTGCCATCATCAGTGCATAGGGAAAGTACTTGAAGACCGTTTCATTCAACTGCTGCAAAAAAGCAACAGCTTCCTTGTTTTCCAGGCCACCTTCGTTATTCGTACGATATTGTCCTGGCTGCTTCTCGAAATCCAGCTTTAGCATACTGGTTACGGCATCGACCCGAAGTCCGTCGAAATGGTACATTTCCATCCAGTACAACGCATTAGAGATCAAAAATGAACGAATCTCGGGTTTGGAATAGTCAAAGCTGAGTGTACCCCATCCTGGTCTCTCTGCTAACAGCGGATCTGCATATTCATACAAAGGTGTTCCATCAAATAATCGCAAACCATGGGCATCTTTGGCAAAATGTGCAGGGACCCAATCAAGCAATACGCCTATTCCTGCTTGATGAAGGGTATCCACCAGATACATCAGATCTTTAGGATGTCCGTAACGGCTGGTTGGAGCATAAAATCCTGTGTTTTGATACCCCCACGAAAGGTCGTAAGGATGTTCGCTCAGGGGCAGCATCTCAACATGGGTATAATTCATCTCCAATAAATAAGGAACAAGCAAGTCCGCAAGTTCACGATAATTGTAGAGTGTACCGTCTTCTTTCCGTTTCCAGGTTCCAGCATGCATCTCATAAATATGTAGAGGTTTGTTATACACACCTCGTTGTTTGCGTCTCCAGGCGCCATCATTCCATTTATAACCTTCTATGGAGCTGGTGACAGATGCCGTACGCGGACGAACTTCCGCCTGGAAAGCATAAGGGTCGGCTTTTAGCAATTCGGTACCGTCTTCCGTTAATATACGGAATTTGTATAAAGTTCCTTCACTAATTTCCGGAATAAAACGACTCCAAAATCCAGAATCGGGTATCTTATATAATGGTTCCTGTTCACCTTTCCAATCATTACGATCAAGCGCTAACCCGACTTCTTTGGCATTCGGAGCCCATACCGTAAAGCGATATCCCTGACGATGATCTTCGATCGCAGGCTGTGCGCCCAATATTCGATAACTGTGATGAAGGTTTCCTTCATGATACAAATAAATATGCTCCGGCGATATTTCCGGGTTTGTCAATGGTTGAATGGCCAAGAGATCACCTTCTTCTCCAGAAAATAGATATAACAGTAACCATTACCCCATTCTAGCCAAGTTGAAAAGAAAAATGCGGTGTGTAAAAAAATGTTGTAATTTTTCAGGATTTTCACAATATACATCGTTTCAATAGCTCCGCATTGCGTTAAGTATGTACTACACTGCACAAAAATTTTGGGAGGGAAACGATTATGTTTAAGAAAGATTGCATCGCTATGCTGTTGGCGGGAGGAGAAGGGAAAAGATTAAACCCTTTAACCTCAAGTATCGCAAAACCCGCTGTACCGTTTGGCGGGCACTACCGGATTATCGATTTTCCTCTCAGCAACTGCGTAAACTCAGGAATTGACACCGTAGGTGTTCTGACGCAGTATCAAGCTGATTCATTACATGATCACATTGGTGGAGGAGAACCTTGGGGACATGGTACTTCAAGTGAGGCAGGAATTTCCTTACTTCCATCTTATCATACAGGAAATGACGAATACTTGGGAACTGCGGATGCTATTTATAAAAATATGGACTATATTGACCAACAAAACCCCGAAAATGTTCTAATTTTGTCGGGCGACCATATCTATCATATGAATTATCGTGAAATGCTGGAAGCTCATACAGCTAATGAAGCCGTAGCGACGATTTCCGTTATGGAGGTTCCTTGGGAGGAAGCGCATCGCTTCGGCATTATGGCAGCTGATGAGAATCTAAGAGTTACCGAATTTGCTGAGAAACCGGCCGAACCGAAAAGCAATCTCGCTTCCATGGGCATTTACATGTTCAAATGGGAATACCTGAAGCGCCACCTGCTTGAAGATGCCGCCAATCCGGATTCCAGCCATGACTTCGGCAAAGATGTGATTCCACAAATGTTGAATGAAAACACCCCTCTCTTCGTATATAACTTCAATGGTTATTGGAAAGACGTGGGTACCGTGAAGAGCTTATGGGATGCACACATGGACCTGCTTCATAACGATGAAAACTGGAGTCTACACAAAGAAGATTGGCCGATGTTTACTCGTGACTGGAGAACTAAACCGAGTGCTTATAAAGCACGTCAGACGCGTGCGGAGCTTCTGCAATCCATGATCCATGAATCTTGCGCCATTGATGGCCGTGCTGAACGTTCTGTTATTTTCTGCGGAGCCGAAGTTGGTAAAGGTTCTGAGGTAAAAGACAGCGTGATTATGCCAAATGCTCGTGTGGGTCGCGGTGTTCATATCGAACGCGCCATTATCGGTGAAGGTGCCATTATTAAAGACGGTGCCATTGTCAAAGGCACGACGGATGAAATCATGGTTGTCGGACCTAATGAAATTGTCTCCGCCAAACCTGCTGTACGCACACAACCTGTACGTATGCTGAAAGATGTTTATGAAAAAAGCGGGCGTCTTCGCGCAGGTGAACTCTCTTCATAATTATTAAGAAAAGGCGAGCCATATATGGCTCGCCTTTTTGGTGTGTTAGATCTCGATATTATTTTAAACGCTATACGGATCCTTAACGTTGCCAACAAGGGATTATATTTCTTTTTCCTTATCGGACTTTGTCTGATGTTCTTGTGTCTCCTGTACTTCTTTAGAGTCACTATCATGCTTGGGAGCTTCACCTGTCACTGCCTCTTCCTCAGGTAATGCTGGCAGAGAAACGGTAACCGTCGTTCCCGATCCAAGCTCACTCTGAATTGTGATTGTACCCTCATGCAGTTCCACAAGTTCCTGCGTAATGGCAAGACCCAGCCCTGTTCCCCCGTTTTGGTGATTCACCTGGAAGAACCGGTCACGTACTTTGATAAGATGTTCTTCACTGATTCCAATACCGGTATCCTGGACAGCAGCTATGATCTGCCCGTTCTCTTCTTTAACAGAAAGGAAAATCCACGAATTTTCATGAGAAAATTTAATCGCATTATCAACCAGATTAAGAAAGACTTGTTTAAGTCTGTTACCATCCCCAAAAACATTGAAAGCCCGATTTTCATCGCTTTCCAACTTGAGATGTATCTGTTTTTGCTCAGCTTTTGCCCAAACATTTAACATGGTTTCCTGAACAATCTCACGAATGCTGACGGTTCCTTTTACCAACTTCATCTGATTTTGCTGCAATTTGGAGAAATCGAGCATCTCTTCTACAAGTCCGATCAGACGCTCCGTTTCTTTAGAGATAATACTCATTCCAATTCTCGTTTCATCCGGATCGTATCCACCGGAGTCCAACGTCTCACTCCAACCTTTAATACTGGTCAGGGGCGTTCGCAATTCATGAGAAATGGAAGAAATAAAATCGTCTTTGATCTGATTGCTGCGCACAATTTCATGTGCCATAAAATTTAGAGTAGATGCCAGTTCACCTAATTCATGTTTGTAGTTGCCCTTAACTCTCACATCCAAACGTCCTCGAGCCATTTGAGCGGACACCGCCGTAATGTTGTTAATCGGTCGTACAATGGAATTGGCCATACCTATACTGATGATCAAGACAATTGCCAGTACGCCAACACCTACTGCAATCGCAAGCATCCCCATGAACAATAACTTGGAATTCACATTTTCGAGTGATGTTAGGTATCGAATAACATACGTATTTTCGCCGCCTAGATCAAACTTGTGGGAAACGGCCATGACCTGCTCTCCTGTACCTGGTTGTCTGCCTACCCAACGTCCCATACTGCCATTCAACGCCTGTTGAATATCACTCGTTTGCAGCACGGCCCGGTCAGATTCAAAAGCAGTCGAACTCGCTAACACATGACCTTTCAGATCCAGAATCTCAAGTTCTGTATTAGATAATTCCAAATTAACAAGTAGTCTGGAAAGATTATTCCCATCTTCCGAATTACTCTCACGAGCTAGAGGCTCAAAAAAATCCTTCGAATTGGAGATATGGGTACTGATTGTATTGTAGATGCTCTCATAATAATATCGTTGCACCGCCAGCATAAATACGAATTCCACCAACAGCAGAGCCAGAAAAACTACAATGAAGTAATGTAGTACAATCTGCCGTGTGATGCCTTTTTTGATCATTGATCCCGGCCCTTCCATTTGTAACCGTGACCCCACACAGTCTGCAGGTATTCAGGTTCGGAAGGATTGTTCTCAATTTTCTGGCGCAAGCGGCGAATGTTTACGTCCACGATTTTGGGATCACCCATATATTCTTTGCCCCATACGTGGTCCAGCAGCACATCTCGACTAAGCGGTGTATTTTCTTTTTCCAGAAAAAATTGAATCAAAGAAAACTCAGTTGGTGTTAGCTCAATTAATTCATTTTGCTTCTTGAATTGCTTGGAAATCAGATCCAAAGAAAATGGACCAGATTGGAATGTAACCTTGGCAGCTGTCTCCCGGTGAACGTTCACCCGGCGTAGCAAAGATTGTATACGTGCAATCAGCTCGGTTGGGCTAAACGGCTTACTTACGTGATCGTCTGCTCCAACGGACAGCGCATATACCTTGTCCTGCTCCTGTACTTTGGCTGTAAGGAAAATAATCCCCAAACGTTCATTCGTTTCACGAATTCGACGACACACTTCGAATCCGTCAATTCCAGGAACCATAACATCCAGCAAAGCCAAATCGATATCTGGTACGGACTGCAAAATACGAAGCGCCTCGTGTCCATCTCCTGCTTCGAGTACTTCGAACCCGTTTCTCTTCAAATTAATAACAATAAAACTGCGGATGGATTCTTCATCCTCTAGAATAAGTACTTTACTCATTAAGTTCTTCCTTTCTATTCAGTTGCGGTATATTGTCAAGCAATCCACCATCGGCATCCAGTTGTGCACCGCGGAAAGCAATGACCCGATCATTCGTCCGGGTAATCTCTTTCCAACTTTTGCCTTTTTCCTGTTCCCACTGAGAAAGCGTGAAATATTTTATTTCACCTACGGTTTCATCGGTATCAATCATTTTAAAACGGATGTATTTTTCTTTTTCTGACTTGGTATCAATGGTAATCTTCCCATACCACTCCGCCTTTAGATTCAAGTGGAATAAATCAGCATCATCCCGATATTGAAATGAGACAAATTTCTTATCATCCTTGCCATCCCATTGATAAAAAGTATAGAACCACATCCGGGAATCAAATACGTAATGCTCCCAGCCTTTAGGCGTTTCCTTCAAGCCAAACTCAATAATACCATCATTGTCGACATCACCGCTTAAAATTTTGTCATCTCTGTAGGTCTGATCAGGCGATTTAAAAGCATTCACTAACTTATTATCTTTTACGTATATGATCTGTGAAAATGTACTTCGGTCATCCAGCTCTGAATCCAGTACAATACCCACTTTATCTTTGGCAATCTGACCACCGAGAGCATTATATATCTCTTTCACAGTGTAGTCAGTCTGCATTCTATCAACTTCCTTAAAACTTCCGTCGTCGTACTGATATAACGCAATAGATGCAAATCCGCTATTGTTCAGGGATACGATTGCGAAATCATTTTTCTTGTCCCCGTTTAGATCGAGGGTGTTCCCTTGAACATCATCTATAATATATTGATTATAAGGAACACCACCCAACACTTGTTCAAGTGCTCCAGCTTTATAAGAATAGGCAGTTAACGCTTTCTGTTCCTGTAAACTTACGCCCAAGATAATATCCGGATTCCCATCATTGGTAATGTCCAATACTTTGAACGATTGCAGTTCATTTCCCGGAACATCAAATGTCAACTTCTTAACCCATGAATCTCCCTGCTCCTCCAATAACATGCCATGAATTCGCACGTTCTCATTCGGGGTCTCATAGAAAACGATGGCTTCCCGAGTACCATCTCCATTCAGGTCTTCAACACGAATCATACTGGTATTATTCATGTCTTTGGGGCGAATCAATTTGCTTTCGGGTGGCTGTTCCCGCTGAACCACATTTAATAATTTTTCCTTGTCTGTAGACATCATTGGTTTTCTCATCAAACCCTTAGGGTCGCTTATGACAGTACATCCGCTAAGGACTGAACCGAGCAAGATACTTACTGCTCCCCCCGCTAAGAGGCGCCCCCACCGTGAATTAAGCAAATTCATCACTCTTTTCAATAGTTAAATCATATTTTTTTCTTGCTGTGTCAACCGACGTCCACGTATATCAAAAGCAATCTTGCCTTCTGCAAGTCCCCAGATGCGGGTTGCATGTTTCTCTGCCATTTCAATTGGCAATACCGCAATCACGGTAGCACGTTCCTCTTCGCACAATTTGCGCAGCGTTTCAAGCACCGTATCTGCCGTATGCGGATCAAGCCCAATTACAGGTTCATCCGCCAAAACAACTTTCGCACCATGTGCAAGCGCTCTGGCAATCGCAACACGCTGCTTCTCTCCACCACTGAGCTTCTCTGCCGTCTGGTGCGCTTTATCCAGCAATCCTAGCCCT includes:
- the glgB gene encoding 1,4-alpha-glucan branching protein GlgB, whose translation is MAIQPLTNPEISPEHIYLYHEGNLHHSYRILGAQPAIEDHRQGYRFTVWAPNAKEVGLALDRNDWKGEQEPLYKIPDSGFWSRFIPEISEGTLYKFRILTEDGTELLKADPYAFQAEVRPRTASVTSSIEGYKWNDGAWRRKQRGVYNKPLHIYEMHAGTWKRKEDGTLYNYRELADLLVPYLLEMNYTHVEMLPLSEHPYDLSWGYQNTGFYAPTSRYGHPKDLMYLVDTLHQAGIGVLLDWVPAHFAKDAHGLRLFDGTPLYEYADPLLAERPGWGTLSFDYSKPEIRSFLISNALYWMEMYHFDGLRVDAVTSMLKLDFEKQPGQYRTNNEGGLENKEAVAFLQQLNETVFKYFPYALMMAEESSAWPMVTSPVDQGGLGFNYKWNMGWMNDTLDYMKSDFHERPSKHHLLTFPVVYSFAENYVLPLSHDEVVHGKKSLLDKMPGTYEQKFAGMRAFMGYFMTFPGKKLLFMGGEFGQFIEWKDEDQLDWFLLNYDSHRKLHKFERDLSGLYLGEKALWELDHSFDGYEWITPDDQTQSVISYVRKGKKPADTLLVLINFQPVKRERYRIGVMRPGMYTEVLNSDHSDYGGSGIINDMQLTTEKIPFHGQPHSLEVVLPPLSVVILKKNTRRKTDVLPLEAQSVKAKANTTKTSKTKDSTTVKPKRRTKA
- a CDS encoding glucose-1-phosphate adenylyltransferase; amino-acid sequence: MFKKDCIAMLLAGGEGKRLNPLTSSIAKPAVPFGGHYRIIDFPLSNCVNSGIDTVGVLTQYQADSLHDHIGGGEPWGHGTSSEAGISLLPSYHTGNDEYLGTADAIYKNMDYIDQQNPENVLILSGDHIYHMNYREMLEAHTANEAVATISVMEVPWEEAHRFGIMAADENLRVTEFAEKPAEPKSNLASMGIYMFKWEYLKRHLLEDAANPDSSHDFGKDVIPQMLNENTPLFVYNFNGYWKDVGTVKSLWDAHMDLLHNDENWSLHKEDWPMFTRDWRTKPSAYKARQTRAELLQSMIHESCAIDGRAERSVIFCGAEVGKGSEVKDSVIMPNARVGRGVHIERAIIGEGAIIKDGAIVKGTTDEIMVVGPNEIVSAKPAVRTQPVRMLKDVYEKSGRLRAGELSS
- a CDS encoding sensor histidine kinase, with the translated sequence MIKKGITRQIVLHYFIVVFLALLLVEFVFMLAVQRYYYESIYNTISTHISNSKDFFEPLARESNSEDGNNLSRLLVNLELSNTELEILDLKGHVLASSTAFESDRAVLQTSDIQQALNGSMGRWVGRQPGTGEQVMAVSHKFDLGGENTYVIRYLTSLENVNSKLLFMGMLAIAVGVGVLAIVLIISIGMANSIVRPINNITAVSAQMARGRLDVRVKGNYKHELGELASTLNFMAHEIVRSNQIKDDFISSISHELRTPLTSIKGWSETLDSGGYDPDETRIGMSIISKETERLIGLVEEMLDFSKLQQNQMKLVKGTVSIREIVQETMLNVWAKAEQKQIHLKLESDENRAFNVFGDGNRLKQVFLNLVDNAIKFSHENSWIFLSVKEENGQIIAAVQDTGIGISEEHLIKVRDRFFQVNHQNGGTGLGLAITQELVELHEGTITIQSELGSGTTVTVSLPALPEEEAVTGEAPKHDSDSKEVQETQEHQTKSDKEKEI
- a CDS encoding response regulator transcription factor, which translates into the protein MSKVLILEDEESIRSFIVINLKRNGFEVLEAGDGHEALRILQSVPDIDLALLDVMVPGIDGFEVCRRIRETNERLGIIFLTAKVQEQDKVYALSVGADDHVSKPFSPTELIARIQSLLRRVNVHRETAAKVTFQSGPFSLDLISKQFKKQNELIELTPTEFSLIQFFLEKENTPLSRDVLLDHVWGKEYMGDPKIVDVNIRRLRQKIENNPSEPEYLQTVWGHGYKWKGRDQ